From a single Anaerolineaceae bacterium oral taxon 439 genomic region:
- a CDS encoding 3-methyl-2-oxobutanoate dehydrogenase subunit VorB (catalyzes the coenzyme A-dependent oxidation of 3-methyl-2-oxobutanoate coupled to the reduction of ferredoxin producing S-(2-methylpropanoyl)-CoA), which produces MGQKVLMKGNEAFGEAAIRAGCRFYVGYPITPQNELVEYMSRELPKHGGTFIQSESELATVNIAYGIGVAGGDVFISSASPGIALMQEGFSFACMAEVPMVAINVSRTGPGIGGIQPAQSDYYQMTRGGGNGDYHIPVFTPATMQEAIDCIYKSFAIANKYRNPVFIMADGMMGQMMEPVVLPEPRAPQALEKIASEKPWALVGRNGKPDRNLIRAYAPTPARLEEMVHHLFDKYAAMEEELADAAATSVEDAEIVFAAYGSSSRIVAEVLGVLKARGIRAGLIRPRTVWPFPSYAFDRVTAKTKVIASVELSMGQMLTDVERAVRGRFPVRMISRVGGNIPSSEDIAAEAEKILGEYK; this is translated from the coding sequence ATGGGACAGAAAGTATTGATGAAGGGCAACGAAGCGTTTGGAGAGGCCGCGATCCGGGCTGGCTGCCGCTTTTATGTCGGTTATCCGATTACGCCTCAGAACGAATTGGTCGAGTACATGTCGCGGGAGCTCCCGAAGCACGGCGGAACGTTTATCCAATCCGAAAGCGAATTAGCGACGGTCAATATCGCTTACGGGATCGGCGTCGCCGGCGGGGACGTTTTTATCTCGTCCGCGTCGCCGGGAATTGCGCTGATGCAGGAGGGGTTCAGCTTCGCCTGCATGGCCGAGGTTCCGATGGTCGCGATAAACGTGTCCCGGACCGGCCCGGGAATCGGCGGGATCCAGCCGGCTCAGTCGGATTATTATCAGATGACGCGCGGCGGCGGAAACGGCGATTACCATATCCCGGTTTTTACGCCCGCGACGATGCAGGAAGCGATCGATTGCATTTATAAAAGCTTCGCAATCGCGAATAAATACCGTAATCCGGTTTTTATTATGGCTGACGGCATGATGGGGCAGATGATGGAGCCTGTCGTCCTGCCGGAACCGCGCGCTCCGCAGGCGCTGGAAAAGATCGCCAGCGAGAAGCCCTGGGCGCTCGTCGGACGGAACGGAAAGCCGGATCGGAACCTGATCCGCGCGTACGCGCCGACGCCGGCTCGGCTTGAAGAAATGGTGCATCATTTATTCGATAAATATGCTGCGATGGAAGAAGAGCTGGCTGACGCGGCGGCGACGTCCGTGGAGGACGCTGAAATCGTTTTCGCCGCCTACGGTTCGTCCTCGCGGATCGTAGCCGAGGTTCTGGGAGTTTTGAAGGCGCGCGGTATCCGCGCAGGGTTGATCCGTCCGCGGACCGTCTGGCCCTTCCCGTCGTATGCGTTCGACCGCGTTACGGCGAAAACGAAGGTCATTGCCTCCGTCGAACTCAGCATGGGCCAGATGCTGACCGATGTCGAGCGCGCGGTTCGCGGGCGATTCCCGGTGCGCATGATCAGCCGTGTCGGCGGGAATATCCCGTCTTCGGAAGACATCGCGGCCGAAGCCGAAAAGATTCTGGGGGAATATAAATGA
- a CDS encoding cold-shock protein → MSEEMVGTVKWFNTSKGFGFILTEDGTEVFVHYLDIQAEGFRNLTEGQKVSFVLQNTGKGLRAAEVKPL, encoded by the coding sequence ATGAGTGAAGAAATGGTTGGAACCGTAAAATGGTTCAATACGTCCAAAGGCTTTGGATTTATTTTGACGGAAGACGGAACGGAAGTATTCGTTCATTATCTGGATATTCAGGCTGAAGGGTTTCGGAACCTGACGGAAGGGCAGAAAGTTTCATTCGTCCTTCAAAACACGGGCAAGGGGCTCCGTGCGGCTGAAGTCAAACCGTTATAA
- a CDS encoding methylenetetrahydrofolate--tRNA-(uracil(54)-C(5))-methyltransferase (FADH(2)-oxidizing) TrmFO, whose product MCNKLNAPLPEVTVVGAGLAGSEAAWILAEAGVNVDLYEMRPIVKTEAHRTALPAELVCSNSLGSDLPDRASGLLKEELRRMNSLLVRAAEETRVPAGAALAVDRDLFSKKVADALENHPRIRILRQELRDIPVGRPTLLAAGPLASPALSESLARLTGKENLFFFDAIAPVVSADSIDFTRAFRASRYDRDGSGDGDYINCPFTREEYETFIAALLSAERIPLRSFEEAIRSGVRIGRGPFFEGCLPIEVLAERGKDALAFGPLRPVGLIDPRTGKRPWACLQLRQDNRNGSAYNLVGFQTNLKYPEQKRVFRTIPGLENAEFLRYGEMHRNTFIAAAGVLNRGLQLIRYPNVFIAGQLAGVEGYMGNIAFGHVAARNMVRYLRNEPPVDWPEETMIGALLKAVTGNDTDDIQPVKANFGILPELDAAIRSKKERAAQHVARALERYETDPFWDR is encoded by the coding sequence ATGTGCAATAAACTGAACGCTCCGCTCCCGGAGGTTACCGTCGTCGGCGCAGGCTTAGCCGGCTCCGAAGCCGCTTGGATTCTCGCCGAAGCCGGCGTCAACGTCGATCTATACGAAATGCGCCCCATTGTAAAAACGGAGGCGCACCGGACCGCGCTGCCTGCGGAGCTGGTCTGTTCCAATTCGCTGGGGTCGGACCTTCCCGACCGCGCGTCAGGCCTGCTAAAAGAAGAGCTGCGCCGAATGAACTCGCTCCTGGTTCGCGCCGCGGAAGAAACGCGCGTTCCGGCCGGCGCAGCGCTCGCCGTCGATCGCGATCTTTTTTCGAAAAAAGTCGCCGACGCGCTTGAGAACCATCCGCGAATCCGAATCCTCCGGCAGGAGCTCCGCGATATACCGGTCGGCCGTCCGACGCTGCTCGCCGCCGGCCCGCTGGCGAGCCCGGCGCTGTCCGAATCGTTAGCGCGGCTGACCGGAAAAGAGAATCTGTTTTTCTTCGACGCGATTGCCCCCGTCGTCAGCGCTGATTCGATCGATTTCACGCGAGCCTTCCGCGCTTCCCGCTACGATCGCGACGGGAGCGGCGACGGCGATTATATCAACTGCCCGTTTACGCGGGAAGAATACGAAACCTTTATCGCCGCGCTTCTATCCGCTGAACGGATTCCGCTGCGGTCGTTTGAAGAGGCGATCCGGTCCGGCGTCCGGATCGGACGGGGTCCTTTTTTCGAGGGATGCCTTCCGATCGAGGTCCTGGCGGAGCGAGGGAAAGACGCGCTGGCTTTCGGACCGCTGCGTCCCGTCGGGCTGATCGATCCGAGAACCGGGAAACGCCCCTGGGCCTGTTTGCAGCTGCGTCAGGATAACCGGAACGGCAGCGCGTACAACCTCGTCGGCTTCCAGACGAACCTGAAATACCCGGAACAGAAGCGCGTATTCAGGACGATCCCCGGGCTGGAAAACGCGGAGTTCCTTCGCTATGGCGAAATGCACCGGAATACGTTTATCGCCGCGGCCGGCGTCCTGAACCGGGGGCTGCAGCTCATCCGATATCCGAACGTTTTTATCGCAGGTCAGCTGGCCGGCGTCGAGGGCTACATGGGGAATATCGCGTTCGGACACGTCGCGGCGCGGAACATGGTCCGGTATCTCAGGAACGAACCGCCGGTCGACTGGCCCGAGGAGACGATGATCGGCGCGCTCCTGAAAGCGGTTACCGGGAACGACACGGACGACATCCAGCCGGTCAAAGCGAATTTCGGGATCCTGCCGGAGTTGGACGCCGCGATCCGATCGAAAAAAGAACGCGCGGCACAGCACGTCGCCCGTGCGCTGGAACGGTATGAAACGGACCCATTCTGGGATCGCTGA
- a CDS encoding tRNA 2-thiouridine(34) synthase MnmA has product MSGGVDSSVAAYLLKRDGYDVVGVMLKLWAEEGGTRDNACCSLASVNDARRVAASIGIPFYLLDAAPSFYEKVVVPFIEAYLRGETPNPCADCNPLVRWRWLLNYANLIGAKYVATGHYARIRRDGSGVPVLSRGADRRKDQSYVLSRIPIDALKRSLFPLGDLTKLEVRQIAKAAGLPSSEKKESQDICFIADGDYRAFLRRRAGGRIRPGAFVDPAGKVLGEHDGLPFYTIGQRKGIRIPGPEPKYVLRKNAQDQAITVGGREDALVERIRLRNVNWLRSGTDPADGKIFAQPRYKSVPVGARFERQPDGSVLVQFSEPQPAIAPGQICALYDDSDQVIASGTINLINLSI; this is encoded by the coding sequence ATGAGCGGCGGCGTCGACAGCTCGGTTGCGGCATACCTGTTAAAAAGGGATGGGTACGACGTCGTCGGCGTCATGCTGAAGCTTTGGGCGGAGGAAGGCGGGACGCGCGATAACGCCTGCTGCTCGCTGGCGTCCGTCAACGACGCGCGGCGGGTCGCCGCCTCAATCGGCATTCCTTTTTACCTTCTTGACGCGGCGCCTTCTTTCTACGAGAAAGTCGTCGTCCCGTTCATCGAAGCGTACCTGCGAGGCGAAACGCCGAACCCCTGCGCGGACTGCAACCCGCTGGTCCGTTGGCGTTGGCTCCTGAATTACGCGAACCTGATCGGCGCGAAGTACGTCGCCACGGGGCATTACGCGCGGATCCGGCGTGATGGCTCCGGGGTCCCGGTTCTTTCCCGCGGCGCGGATCGCCGTAAGGATCAGTCGTACGTCCTGAGCCGGATCCCGATCGACGCGCTGAAGAGGAGTCTCTTCCCGTTGGGCGATCTGACCAAGCTGGAAGTGCGTCAGATCGCGAAGGCGGCAGGGCTTCCTTCGTCGGAAAAGAAAGAATCTCAGGATATCTGTTTTATTGCCGACGGCGATTACCGCGCTTTCCTGAGGCGCAGGGCCGGCGGGCGGATCCGCCCCGGCGCGTTTGTCGATCCCGCTGGGAAGGTCCTCGGGGAGCATGACGGCCTCCCGTTTTATACGATCGGACAGCGGAAAGGGATCCGGATTCCGGGCCCCGAACCGAAGTATGTGCTGCGGAAAAACGCGCAGGATCAGGCGATAACCGTCGGGGGCCGGGAGGACGCGCTCGTTGAGCGGATCCGGCTGCGTAATGTAAATTGGCTGCGTTCAGGGACGGATCCGGCGGACGGGAAAATCTTTGCGCAGCCGCGTTATAAATCCGTTCCTGTCGGCGCGCGGTTCGAGCGCCAGCCGGACGGGTCGGTTCTCGTTCAGTTCTCCGAGCCGCAGCCGGCGATCGCGCCGGGTCAGATCTGCGCGTTGTACGATGATTCAGATCAGGTTATTGCAAGCGGGACGATTAATTTGATAAACTTATCAATATGA
- a CDS encoding glycerol-3-phosphate ABC transporter ATP-binding protein, which yields MASVTYNHVWKRYGEVEVLKDVQLEIKDKEFLVLVGPSGCGKSTALRCLAGLEEISEGEILIGDRVVNDVSPKDRDIAMVFQSYALYPHMTVFDNMAFGLKLRKMPKADIEKRVNEAAASLGLERLLHRKPRELSGGQRQRVALGRAIVRNPQVFLLDEPLSNLDAKLRVQTRSEISKLHQRLQTTFIYVTHDQVEAMTMADRIAVMYKGIVQQLDTPQNLYNTPKNLFVAGFIGSPSMNFFNAKIRTEGGNVFVDHPAFSVQIPDARKEVYKGMNGKDVVFGIRPENIHNPEFAPPGITKAPISAKVDVTELMGNEIFVYCIAGNTQFVARVDPRSNYTVGQTIDLVFDMTNFHIFDLASDAENPVAVR from the coding sequence ATGGCGAGTGTAACTTATAATCACGTGTGGAAACGATATGGTGAAGTTGAAGTCCTGAAGGACGTCCAGCTCGAAATCAAGGATAAGGAATTTCTTGTTCTGGTTGGTCCGTCCGGCTGCGGTAAGTCAACGGCGCTGCGTTGCCTGGCCGGTTTGGAAGAAATCAGCGAAGGCGAGATCCTGATTGGCGACCGCGTCGTCAACGACGTTTCTCCGAAAGACCGCGATATCGCGATGGTTTTCCAGTCTTACGCGCTCTATCCGCATATGACCGTTTTCGACAACATGGCCTTTGGCCTGAAGCTTCGCAAGATGCCGAAAGCCGATATCGAGAAACGTGTCAATGAAGCCGCCGCGTCCCTGGGACTCGAACGACTCCTTCATCGTAAACCGCGTGAGTTATCGGGTGGTCAGCGCCAACGTGTAGCTTTAGGGCGCGCGATTGTTCGAAATCCTCAGGTCTTCCTTTTGGACGAGCCGCTTTCGAACCTTGACGCGAAACTCCGCGTCCAGACGCGCTCCGAAATCAGCAAGCTCCACCAACGGCTTCAGACCACATTCATCTACGTTACCCATGACCAGGTTGAAGCTATGACGATGGCGGATCGTATCGCCGTCATGTACAAAGGGATTGTCCAGCAGCTTGACACGCCGCAGAACCTTTACAATACGCCGAAGAACTTATTCGTCGCCGGGTTTATCGGTTCTCCGTCCATGAACTTCTTCAACGCCAAAATCCGCACGGAAGGCGGCAACGTTTTTGTCGACCATCCGGCTTTCTCGGTCCAGATTCCGGACGCGCGTAAGGAAGTTTATAAGGGAATGAACGGAAAAGACGTTGTCTTCGGGATTCGACCTGAGAATATCCATAACCCCGAATTCGCGCCTCCGGGAATTACGAAAGCCCCGATCAGCGCAAAAGTCGATGTTACGGAGTTGATGGGGAATGAAATCTTTGTGTACTGTATCGCCGGAAATACGCAGTTTGTCGCTCGCGTCGATCCGCGCAGCAACTACACCGTCGGACAGACGATCGACCTGGTCTTCGATATGACCAATTTCCATATCTTCGATCTCGCTTCTGACGCGGAGAATCCGGTCGCGGTTCGGTGA
- a CDS encoding 2-oxoacid:acceptor oxidoreductase: MGKYLVKFDKDRCKSCDLCVSVCPKKILRIDPDQMNLKGFHPADIFDQGACIGCAQCAMICPDSVISVYRIDVD, translated from the coding sequence ATGGGGAAGTATTTAGTCAAGTTTGATAAGGATCGGTGCAAGAGCTGCGACCTGTGCGTTTCGGTCTGCCCGAAGAAGATCCTGCGAATCGATCCGGACCAGATGAATCTGAAGGGGTTTCATCCGGCGGATATCTTCGATCAGGGCGCCTGCATAGGCTGCGCGCAGTGCGCGATGATCTGCCCGGATTCGGTAATCAGCGTCTATCGGATCGACGTCGATTAG